A single region of the Zygotorulaspora mrakii chromosome 4, complete sequence genome encodes:
- the ZWF1 gene encoding glucose-6-phosphate dehydrogenase (similar to Saccharomyces cerevisiae ZWF1 (YNL241C); ancestral locus Anc_2.3), translating to MTSVKQGPVKFEKDTIIVVFGASGDLAKKKTFPALFGLYREGYLDRSTRIFGYARSHLEKEELKERVSPHLSKPHGAEDDAKEQEFFEMITYVAGAYDTSEGYNKLRKIIERYEADAEITEPHRLFYFALPPSVFLSVAKEIKKELYAEHGITRLIVEKPFGRDLKTARELQNNLAPLFKEDEIFRIDHYLGKELVKNLTLLRFGNTFLNAAWNKENVQSVQISFKEPFGTEGRGGYFDNIGIIRDVMQNHLLQILTLFTMERPVSFDPESIRDEKVKVLKAMSAIDPNDILIGQYGKSEDGSKPAYTDDDTVTKDSKCVTFAALCFNIQNERWDGVPIIMRAGKALNEGKVEIRLQYKAVPSGVFKDIPNNELVIRVQPDAAVYMKFNSKTPGLSNATQVTDLDLTYSSRYKNYWIPEAYEVLIREALLGDHSNFVRDDELEISWQLFTPLLEKLEADDAPKPEIYPYGSRGPKNLKSYLAKHKFNLEGSHSYTWPVSSPDDNSKL from the coding sequence ATGACATCGGTAAAACAAGGACCGGTGAAATTCGAGAAGGACACGATCATCGTGGTGTTTGGGGCGTCCGGCGATCTCGCCAAGAAAAAGACGTTCCCAGCGCTGTTTGGGCTGTACAGAGAGGGGTACCTGGACAGGAGCACCAGGATCTTCGGGTACGCGCGCTCTCACCTGGAGAAAGAGGAGCTGAAGGAGCGGGTCTCTCCGCACTTGAGCAAGCCGCATGGGGCCGAGGACGACGCCAAGGAGCAGGAGTTCTTCGAGATGATCACGTACGTGGCCGGTGCGTACGACACGTCGGAGGGCTACAACAAGCTGAGGAAGATCATCGAGAGGTACGAGGCGGACGCAGAAATAACCGAGCCGCACCGGTTGTTCTACTTTGCCTTGCCACCCAGCGTCTTCTTGAGCGTTGCGAAGGAAATCAAGAAGGAGCTGTACGCGGAGCACGGCATCACCCGGTTGATCGTGGAAAAGCCATTTGGGCGCGATCTGAAGACCGCGAGGGAGCTGCAGAACAACTTGGCACCGTTGTTCAAGGAAGACGAGATCTTCAGAATTGATCACTACTTGGGCAAGGAGCTGGTCAAAAACTTGACCCTGCTTAGATTTGGAAACACGTTCTTGAATGCCGCATGGAACAAAGAAAACGTGCAAAGTGTGcagatatctttcaaagagcCATTTGGTACCGAAGGACGTGGCGGGTACTTCGATAATATTGGTATCATCAGAGATGTCATGCAAAATCATTTGTTGCAAATTCTAACGTTGTTTACGATGGAAAGACCAGTTTCATTCGATCCCGAATCCATACGTGACGAAAAAGTCAAAGTTCTAAAGGCAATGTCTGCAATAGACCCTAACGATATTTTGATCGGGCAATACGGAAAATCAGAAGACGGTTCAAAACCAGCGTACACAGATGATGACACGGTCACGAAGGACTCAAAATGTGTTACCTTTGCAGCTTTGTGCTTCAATATCCAAAATGAACGTTGGGATGGTGTTCCTATCATAATGAGAGCGGGTAAAGCTTTAAACGAGGGTAAAGTAGAAATTAGATTGCAGTACAAGGCTGTCCCATCTGGTGTCTTTAAGGATATCCCTAACAATGAACTAGTGATTAGAGTGCAACCGGATGCTGCTGTGTATATGAAATTCAACTCAAAGACTCCAGGTTTATCCAACGCCACTCAAGTAACAGATTTGGACCTAACATATTCCAGTAGATACAAGAACTACTGGATTCCGGAAGCGTACGAGGTCTTAATCAGAGAGGCTTTATTAGGTGATCATTCCAACTTTGTCAGAGATGACGAGTTGGAAATCAGCTGGCAATTATTTACGCCattattggaaaaattggaagCCGACGATGCGCCAAAACCGGAAATCTATCCATACGGTTCAAGGGGGCCAAAGAATTTAAAGAGTTACTTGGCAAAACATAAATTCAATCTCGAAGGGTCCCATTCTTATACATGGCCAGTAAGTTCCCCAGATGACAATTCCAAATTataa
- the NAR1 gene encoding iron-sulfur cluster assembly protein NAR1 (similar to Saccharomyces cerevisiae NAR1 (YNL240C); ancestral locus Anc_2.4) produces the protein MSALLSEADLNDFISPGLACVKPTESKKISVDADEREIQVGKEPDELEKVSITLQDCLACAGCITSSEEILLSRQSYSVFMDSWQTLAGEMVLAVSISPQGRLSLANYFQMGLDQLDLCLLNFFKSYFGCKYFVGTQMGRNITISRTNQVLQERKTSGESAAKPMLSAVCPGFVLYAEKTKPELVPYLLNIKSPQQITGSLLKDSVPQDEKVYHLAIMPCFDKKLEASRPDGEQEVDCVITPKELVTMLQELNVDFAAFQTADTNIVNELSPPGWDPLLHWSSNEGSSSGGFAYQYVSELQKTHPGSRLLVLPGKNSDVREYRLVEATAGHQPSTIASSSELYGFRNIQNMVRRLTSARRAKPRTVRALRKRTTTPEHQQQPPEHRLPEADPYNCDFIEVMACPGGCINGGGLLNSDIHGEAAPNRKRDAIDKMNKLYASQLTTIDAATVGKRLDELSRSSARQYVYEFNPIVPAPDDNIVSVANTW, from the coding sequence ATGAGTGCTCTGTTGTCAGAGGCggatttgaatgatttcATAAGTCCTGGTTTGGCTTGCGTCAAGCCTACAGAGTCAAAGAAGATCAGTGTCGATGCAGACGAGCGAGAGATCCAAGTAGGCAAAGAGCCGGACGAGCTCGAAAAGGTTTCCATAACATTACAAGACTGCCTCGCGTGTGCTGGGTGCATCACGTCGAGTGAAGAGATACTCCTGAGTAGACAGAGCTATTCAGTGTTTATGGATTCATGGCAAACACTGGCTGGAGAAATGGTGCTGGCCGTGAGCATATCGCCCCAGGGCAGACTATCGCTAGCGAACTACTTCCAAATGGGCCTAGACCAGCTGGACCTCTGTCTACTTAACTTTTTCAAGAGCTACTTTGGCTGCAAGTACTTTGTGGGGACCCAGATGGGCCGAAATATCACTATCAGCAGAACGAATCAAGTGCTACAGGAAAGAAAAACCAGCGGCGAATCAGCAGCTAAACCGATGCTGAGTGCGGTGTGTCCCGGGTTCGTCCTTTACGCTGAAAAGACGAAGCCAGAGCTGGTCCCATATTTATTGAACATCAAGTCACCACAACAGATAACCGGCTCTCTGCTGAAGGATTCCGTGCCCCAGGACGAGAAGGTGTACCATCTAGCGATAATGCCGTGctttgataaaaaactgGAGGCATCGAGACCGGACGGCGAGCAAGAGGTGGACTGCGTGATAACACCCAAGGAGCTCGTCACCATGCTGCAAGAGCTGAACGTCGACTTTGCCGCTTTCCAGACCGCAGACACAAACATCGTAAACGAGCTATCGCCGCCGGGCTGGGACCCGCTTCTGCACTGGTCGTCCAACGAGGGCAGCAGCTCGGGTGGTTTCGCGTACCAGTACGTGTCGGAGCTGCAAAAAACACACCCAGGCTCCCGGCTGCTGGTGCTGCCAGGCAAAAACAGCGACGTCAGGGAGTACAGGCTCGTCGAAGCCACCGCCGGCCACCAGCCCAGCACCATCGCTTCCTCAAGCGAACTGTACGGCTTCAGAAACATCCAGAACATGGTGCGCCGCCTGACCTCCGCACGACGTGCCAAGCCGAGAACAGTGCGCGCGCTCAGAAAGCGCACCACGACGCCAGAACACCAGCAACAACCCCCCGAGCACCGCCTCCCGGAGGCCGATCCCTACAATTGCGACTTCATCGAGGTGATGGCCTGTCCGGGCGGCTGTATCAACGGCGGTGGCCTGCTGAACTCGGACATCCACGGCGAAGCCGCCCCGAACCGCAAACGAGACGCCATCGACAAGATGAACAAACTGTACGCCAGCCAGTTGACCACGATCGACGCCGCGACCGTGGGCAAGCGGCTAGACGAGCTCTCCCGAAGCTCTGCTCGTCAATACGTCTACGAGTTCAACCCCATCGTGCCCGCGCCCGACGATAACATCGTGTCTGTGGCCAACACATGGTGA
- the LAP3 gene encoding bleomycin hydrolase (similar to Saccharomyces cerevisiae LAP3 (YNL239W); ancestral locus Anc_2.5), translating to MLPLIKNIKLRKQQRMLFNLLSRKKNSTMSSIDVTKINSWDQEFAKDMNHQLATTVLKNFNVTDALLDKSRLLQEDQRIFNTAISAEPLPVTNQRSSGRCWLFASTNQLRLNVAEELNLKEFELSQAYLFFYDKLEKANYFLDQIIDTADEEVESRLVQNLLSAPTNDGGQYSMFLNIVKKYGLIPKDIYNDLPYSTTASRTWNELLTTKLREFAEALRDTKAKGKDVSKLVQSMQKEILRLMTLFMDLPPVKPNEKFTWSYQDKDKKIHTLQVTPLEFAQKYAKLDASKPVSLINDPRHPYGKLIKIDRLGNVIGGDDVVYLNVDNDVLTELVVKRLKNDKTVFFGSHTPKFMEKKFGVMDVQLWNYPAIDYKLKQQKASRIRYNESLMTHAMLISACHIDESTNEPVRYRVENSWGKESGKDGFYVMTQEYFKEYCFQIVVDIDELPEDLAAKFTSEEEEPIILPIWDPMGALAD from the coding sequence ATGTTGCCCctaataaaaaatataaagtTGCGTAAACAACAACGTATGCTATTCAATCTACTATCcaggaaaaaaaactccACAATGTCCTCCATCGATGTCACCAAGATCAATTCCTGGGATCAGGAATTCGCAAAAGATATGAACCATCAGTTGGCTACTACTGTcttgaagaatttcaatGTTACAGATGCATTGTTGGATAAGTCTCGTCTATTGCAGGAAGACCAACGTATTTTCAACACCGCTATTTCTGCTGAACCATTACCTGTGACCAATCAGCGCTCTTCGGGTAGATGTTGGTTGTTTGCTTCAACAAACCAGCTGAGACTAAATGTGGCtgaagaattgaatttgaaagagtttGAGTTATCGCAAGcttacctttttttctaCGACAAACTGGAGAAGGCCAATTATTTCTTGGATCAAATCATCGACACTGCTGATGAGGAAGTTGAATCTCGTCTGGTACAAAACCTATTGTCAGCTCCAACCAATGATGGTGGACAATACAgcatgtttttgaatattgtgaaaaaatacGGTTTGATCCCAAAGGATATATACAATGACTTACCGTATTCTACTACTGCATCCAGAACCTGGAACGAACTACTGACTACTAAGTTGCGAGAGTTTGCAGAAGCTTTAAGAGATACGAAGGCAAAGGGTAAGGATGTTAGCAAACTTGTGCAATCGATGCAAAAGGAAATACTCAGATTGATGACACTTTTCATGGATTTGCCACCTGTCAAGCCAAATGAGAAATTCACCTGGTCATATCAGGATAaggacaaaaaaattcatacCCTTCAAGTAACGCCTTTAGAGTTTGCACAGAAGTATGCTAAATTGGATGCTTCAAAGCCCGTGTCGCTAATCAACGATCCAAGACACCCATATGGTAAGTTAATCAAGATTGATAGACTTGGAAATGTCATTGGTGGTGATGACGTCGTTTATCTGAATGTAGATAATGATGTCCTAACAGAGCTGGTTGTCAAGAGgttaaaaaatgataagaCTGTCTTTTTTGGCTCTCATACCCCTAAATTCatggaaaagaagtttgGTGTTATGGACGTGCAGTTGTGGAACTATCCTGCGATTGATTATAAATTAAAACAGCAGAAAGCCTCCAGAATCAGGTATAATGAAAGTCTTATGACCCACGCTATGCTAATTAGCGCATGTCATATTGATGAGTCGACAAACGAGCCTGTTCGCTACCGTGTCGAAAACTCTTGGGGGAAAGAGTCCGGTAAAGATGGCTTCTATGTGATGACACaagaatatttcaaagagtattgtttccaaattgttgttgatattgatgagcTGCCAGAAGATTTGGCTGCAAAGTTCACATCCGAGGAAGAGGAACCAATTATTTTGCCCATTTGGGACCCTATGGGGGCACTTGCTGATTGA
- the KEX2 gene encoding kexin KEX2 (similar to Saccharomyces cerevisiae KEX2 (YNL238W); ancestral locus Anc_2.6) produces the protein MKVCMENIFVLFTLIALDYAQQIPIKNHKIRDYFAVESDQGLNEILERYPYWRFEHNVRGLENHYVFSELSNTTSKRGENVLQDEFIVSLEDLPSRQLQKRLPIPDPPIDSSMLPIKDAESILQISDPLFERQWHLINPSFPGNDINVTGLWYENITGHGIVAAIVDDGLDYENEDLKDNFCEEGSWDFNDNTKLPKPILSNDYHGTRCAGEIAAVKNDVCGVGIAYNAKVSGIRILSGQITPEDEAASLIYGLHVNDIYSCSWGPADDGRHLQGPPDLVKKAMIKGVQEGREKKGAIYVFASGNGGIYGDNCNYDGYTNSIYSITVGAIDHRGLHPPYSEGCSAVMVVTYSSGSGEYIHSTDLHGKCSDRHGGTSAAAPLASGIFALVLEANPQLTWRDLQYISILSAKQINDDTGDWQKGAMGKMYSHRYGYGKLDAYTIASIAKEWKNVNPQAWYFPATEEVSGFTNSTSETIESIVSIGEQDLRDSNLKRVEHVAVTVNIDGKRRGDIIVDLISPQGIVSNLGVSRRRDDSNEGFKDWTFTSVAHWGEEGVGDWKMQVKTSLDGNEVRLHSWKLKLFGESIDASKAIDYKFGDDTFEPTVTSSEVPEPTTELLQPPTDVSQSTMGESQPTTEPTEVNTNLPVMTPESSATSDSPRPTANPEFEAYPSKKIGGSTQTMIYFIALLGLGGLVLILYFCIFVKTRRRIRRSRAEAYEFDIIESDSEYDSTLDHTIGDNSDLQEGEVEDYDFDLSDEDNINDENTENSGFGIDQILDNRQEIGKDDEQNTSSQT, from the coding sequence atgaaggTATGCATGGAAAACATATTTGTACTTTTCACGCTCATAGCTCTTGACTACGCTCAGCAGATACCGATTAAAAACCATAAAATACGCGATTATTTTGCTGTTGAGAGTGATCAAGGGCTAAATGAAATTCTGGAGCGATATCCATATTGGCGGTTTGAGCATAATGTTCGTGGTCTTGAGAACCATTACGTGTTCTCCGAGCTATCTAATACAACAAGCAAAAGAGGTGAAAATGTACTGCAAGATGAATTTATTGTATCTCTTGAGGACTTACCATCTCGACAGTTGCAAAAGAGACTGCCCATACCTGATCCTCCAATCGACTCAAGTATGTTGCCTATTAAAGATGCCGAGagtattttgcaaataagTGATCCGTTGTTTGAAAGACAATGGCATCTAATAAATCCTTCATTTCCAGGAAATGACATCAACGTGACTGGTCTTTGGTATGAAAACATTACGGGGCATGGCATTGTGGCAGCGATAGTAGATGATGGACTTGATTACGAGaatgaagatttgaaagataaCTTCTGTGAAGAAGGTTCTTGGGATTTTAATGACAATACAAAATTACCAAAGCCAATACTGAGTAATGACTACCATGGTACCCGTTGTGCGGGTGAAATAGCAGCTGTTAAAAACGATGTATGTGGTGTTGGTATTGCTTATAATGCTAAGGTTTCAGGAATAAGAATCCTTTCTGGGCAAATTACGCCGGAGGATGAAGCGGCTTCATTGATTTATGGCCTTCATGTTAACGATATATACTCCTGCTCATGGGGTCCAGCAGATGACGGGAGACATCTTCAAGGACCCCCTGATTTGGTTAAGAAAGCTATGATAAAGGGTGTTCAGGAAGgaagagagaaaaaaggaGCGATTTATGTATTTGCAAGCGGTAATGGTGGTATTTATGGAGATAACTGCAACTATGATGGCTACACAAATTCCATCTACTCTATTACCGTAGGTGCTATCGATCACAGAGGTCTACATCCACCATATTCGGAGGGTTGTTCAGCTGTAATGGTGGTGACATATTCCTCAGGTTCAGGAGAGTATATACATTCAACCGACTTGCATGGAAAATGTAGTGATAGACATGGAGGCACCTCAGCTGCCGCCCCTCTGGCATCCGGGATATTTGCTCTCGTTTTGGAGGCGAATCCACAATTGACTTGGAGAGACTTGCAGTATATCTCAATATTGTCGGCTAAGCAAATAAATGACGACACAGGTGATTGGCAGAAAGGTGCGATGGGAAAAATGTACTCTCATCGCTATGGTTATGGAAAACTTGACGCGTACACTATTGCCAGCATCGCTAAAGAGTGGAAAAATGTTAATCCTCAGGCATGGTATTTTCCAGCAACTGAAGAAGTTTCAGGATTCACGAATTCAACTTCAGAAACCATTGAGTCCATTGTATCTATAGGGGAGCAAGATTTAAGAGATTCAAATCTCAAAAGAGTTGAACATGTTGCCGTGACTGTGAATATCGATGGTAAAAGACGCGGAGACATAATTGTGGATTTGATTTCACCCCAAGGAATCGTTTCGAATTTGGGTGTCTCACGTAGGAGGGATGATTCAAACGAGGGCTTCAAAGATTGGACTTTTACATCAGTTGCTCACTGGGGAGAAGAAGGTGTTGGTGATTGGAAAATGCAAGTCAAAACTTCGCTAGATGGAAACGAAGTGAGGTTGCATTCTTGGAAACTAAAACTCTTTGGCGAATCTATTGATGCTTCCAAAGCGATTGACTATAAGTTTGGTGACGATACATTTGAACCAACGGTGACATCATCGGAAGTGCCGGAGCCTACAACAGAATTATTGCAGCCTCCAACAGACGTATCACAATCTACAATGGGTGAGTCGCAACCTACAACAGAACCTACAGAGGTCAATACTAATTTACCGGTAATGACGCCAGAATCGAGCGCAACTAGTGATTCACCAAGGCCTACTGCCAACCCCGAATTCGAAGCATAtccttccaaaaaaattggagGATCCACTCAAACAATGATCTATTTTATTGCACTTCTCGGGCTTGGGGGTCTCGTCCTAATATTGTACTTTTGCATTTTCGTTAAAACTAGGCGTCGAATTCGAAGATCTAGGGCAGAAGCATACGAGTTCGACATAATAGAATCTGACTCAGAGTATGACTCGACTCTTGATCATACTATTGGAGACAATTCTGACTTACAGGAAGGGGAAGTTGAGGATTATGATTTTGACTTATCCGACGAAGATAACATTAATGACGAGAATACTGAGAATTCTGGCTTTGgaattgatcaaattcttgataatAGGCAAGAAATTGGCAAGGATGATGAACAGAATACCTCTTCTCAAACTTAA
- the YTP1 gene encoding Ytp1p (similar to Saccharomyces cerevisiae YTP1 (YNL237W); ancestral locus Anc_2.7) produces the protein MQNIRLPVIGVVCACFIPFALAMDMDSAEKYTRPEIVDAGSKTFHWLCTLVLSLLLPSYAAALSFAGKSYSAVFLQVISGAYAIVDVLAFRYGDWDGVENRTSRGAGWFLLGLLWLTVFFGGLSSGTSVLIRNKKLQSFVSHTGERKLSLVHRGLSLLVTITGWVKTCLVPVAFFGFCREEHTGQCIAHGIMGSAFILYGFIYALVLVVPWLRNSKSPYSQDFIDSWIMCLWGIVNTFTEHRWGREAWSMGDYQHTLMGIIWWCGGILGIFLSRGGRRSFVPSLIIIFTGWAMSEHSQHLLISTKVHYFFGLVLMLGGALRIVEISFLLRDQRTLDKIYSFQYLPPFCLVCAGLTFMGANEQQLELVLRLGADHSSYTLLLGAAAFLVYFWMLTCLEFYVRLAERAGQGFLYKYSDDSNADQSPEFELQGISDPPNSSYESDDLQT, from the coding sequence ATGCAAAATATTAGGCTTCCAGTGATAGGCGTAGTATGCGCATGCTTCATTCCCTTCGCACTCGCAATGGACATGGATAGTGCGGAAAAGTATACCAGACCGGAAATTGTTGATGCCGGCTCAAAAACATTCCATTGGTTATGTACTCTAGTTTTGTCATTACTGTTACCCTCGTATGCAGCTGCTCTTTCATTTGCAGGGAAAAGCTACTCGGCAGTTTTTTTACAAGTTATCTCTGGAGCGTATGCGATCGTGGATGTCTTAGCTTTCCGATATGGCGATTGGGATGGTGTTGAAAATAGGACGTCTCGGGGTGCCGGATGGTTCTTGCTTGGTCTACTGTGGCTGACAGTATTTTTTGGAGGCCTTTCAAGCGGTACAAGTGTATTGATTAGAAACAAAAAGCTCCAATCATTCGTGTCTCATACGGGTGAGAGAAAATTGTCGCTCGTTCATCGTGGGCTATCACTGTTGGTAACCATCACAGGATGGGTTAAGACATGCTTAGTGCCAGTGGctttttttggcttttgTAGGGAGGAACATACAGGACAATGCATAGCCCATGGAATTATGGGATCTGCTTTCATTTTATATGGATTCATCTACGCTTTAGTTTTGGTTGTACCTTGGCtaagaaattcaaagtCGCCGTATTCACAGGATTTTATTGACAGTTGGATTATGTGTCTCTGGGGCATAGTAAATACATTTACGGAGCATAGGTGGGGTCGTGAAGCCTGGAGTATGGGAGATTATCAACACACTTTAATGGGAATAATTTGGTGGTGTGGTGGTATTTTGGGCATATTTTTAAGCAGAGGAGGCAGAAGAAGTTTTGTTCCTAGTTTGATCATAATCTTTACAGGCTGGGCAATGTCGGAGCATTCACAGCATCTCCTCATAAGCACCAAggttcattatttttttggtttagTATTAATGCTCGGTGGCGCTTTACGAATTGTGgaaatatcatttttattgagGGATCAAAGAACACTAGACAAGATATACTCGTTCCAATATCTTCCACCATTCTGTTTGGTGTGTGCTGGCCTCACGTTTATGGGCGCGAATGAACAACAATTGGAATTAGTTCTGAGGCTCGGTGCAGATCACAGTTCATATACTCTCCTCCTGGGGGCAGCTGCGTTCCTCGTATATTTTTGGATGCTGACTTGCCTGGAATTTTACGTCCGCCTGGCGGAAAGAGCAGGGCAAGGCTTTCTATATAAATACTCAGATGACTCAAATGCCGATCAATCACCGGAGTTTGAGCTTCAGGGCATTTCTGATCCTCCAAATAGTTCCTATGAGTCAGATGATCTTCAAACTTGA